The following are encoded together in the Bubalus kerabau isolate K-KA32 ecotype Philippines breed swamp buffalo chromosome 3, PCC_UOA_SB_1v2, whole genome shotgun sequence genome:
- the LOC129647333 gene encoding small cysteine and glycine repeat-containing protein 7, which translates to MGCCGCGSCGGCGGGCGGGCSGGCGGGCGGGCGSCTSCRCYRVGCCTSCCPCCYGCCGGCCSVPVVCCHRRTCSCNSCGCGCGKGCCQQKCCCQKQCCH; encoded by the coding sequence ATGGGCTGCTGTGGTTGTGGAAGTTGCGGTGGCTGTGGTGGCGGCTGCGGCGGTGGCTGCAGTGGTGGCTGCGGTGGTGGCTGCGGCGGTGGCTGTGGCAGCTGCACCAGCTGCAGATGCTACCGCGTGGGCTGCTGCAccagctgctgcccctgctgctatggctgctgtgGGGGCTGCTGCAGCGTCCCCGTGGTCTGCTGCCACCGCCGCACCTGCAGCTGCAACTCGTGTGGCTGTGGCTGTGGGAAGGGCTGCTGCCAGCAGAAGTGCTGCTGCCAGAAGCAATGCTGCCACTAG